One segment of Pleuronectes platessa chromosome 21, fPlePla1.1, whole genome shotgun sequence DNA contains the following:
- the LOC128426655 gene encoding sesquipedalian-1 — protein sequence MKVGGKILAHFESCNSPVDKEGFLFKKGEIKTSYSKRWCVLKGNLLFYKDRAADCDLIGVIVLEGCTIQLCESEEPFAFSLVWGEPGLRTYKFAAEDQAGQESWIKALLSANHNYLALLVMDLENKYRDLLAELPGEATNPFTMPYFSPLETGSSAAYQNRASSLPPSFAAPAVVAVPGLSSGPMLLTPTISSKTASKRSPKLWPKRNANVVPINAPAPPMGEWSAMCLEEFSKLHEDFGREVKELIVNWSKRGQGGEDVQEENLIDFG from the exons ATGAAGGTTGGTGGGAAGATTCTGGCGCATTTTGAATCGTGCAACTCACCTGTGGACAAGGAGGGGTTCCTGTTCAAGAAG GGTGAGATAAAGACTTCCTATTCGAAGCGCTGGTGCGTGCTGAAGGGGAACCTCCTCTTCTACAAGGACCGGGCGGCCGACTGCGACCTGATCGGAGTGATTGTGCTGGAGGGCTGCACCATCCAGCTGTGCGAGTCCGAGGAGCCGTTCGCCTTCTCGCTGGTGTGGGGCGAGCCGGGCCTGCGCACGTACAAGTTCGCTGCCGAGGACCAGGCCGGCCAGGAGAGCTGGATCAAAGCCCTGCTGTCGGCCAACCACAACTACCTGGCGCTGCTCGTCATGGACCTGGAGAATAAGTACAGAG ATCTTTTAGCCGAATTACCCGGCGAAGCTACAAACCCTTTCACGATGCCATATTTCAGCCCATTAGAGACCGGATCCTCAGCAGCCTATCAGAACAGAGCATCCTCGTTGCCGCCCTCGTTCGCAGCACCAGCCGTGGTGGCGGTACCCGGGCTGAGCTCCGGTCCGATGCTTCTAACTCCGACCATCTCTTCCAAAACAGCCAGTAAGAGATCGCCCAAGCTCTGGCCGAAGAGGAACGCCAACGTGGTGCCGATTAACGCCCCGGCTCCGCCCATGGGGGAGTGGTCAGCGATGTGCTTGGAGGAATTCAGTAAACTGCACGAAGATTTTGGAAGAGAAGTCAAGGAACTGATCGTTAATTGGTCAAAACGAGGACAAGGAGGTGAAGACGTTCAGGAAGAGAACTTGATCGATTTTGGATAA
- the LOC128426579 gene encoding zinc finger protein OZF, whose protein sequence is MSKLERLNARVAKLLSEAVQEVLEVVKETVSEYQEKTARTQRENKSLKRRLLELQDKITRESAPALPDSGPMPEEKRDTKTHEQDSSVTQTHNSGVTHTEPQPMSSHTPPHDVKQESREHESHNNTESPAECNLAQTSLEYCKAQPEEEMHITEEGMYATEESMTVQPSHSANREIHSVSSHHLHNPPSICPLEVNLAAVNIEAELTNCSTSEPLPLPEQYPGCVDLSCNSSRHNPAEAPPPQVGADPYKLVLAHSKHSVQRRHGFTKPNRTLFDVRRIKREDFTEDDTHLCVVCGKTFTRVGNLRIHQRCHTGEKPHGCVQCGRRFSQAGDLKKHKRVHTGEKPYYCNQCGKSFSRGENLKRHQKVHIGERLQIQQTWREQQL, encoded by the exons ATGTCTAAACTTGAGCGTCTGAATGCCCGCGTGGCCAAGCTGCTGTCCGAAGCGGTGCAGGAGGTTCTGGAGGTGGTGAAGGAGACGGTGTCGGAGTACCAGGAGAAAACGGCccggacacagagggagaacaagAGTCTGAAGAGGCGACTGCTGGAGCTTCAGGACAAAATAACGAGAGAGAGTGCAC CTGCTCTGCCTGACAGTGGACCGATGCCTGAAGAAAAACGAGACACAAAGACTCACGAGCAGGACTCCAGTGTCACTCAGACGCACAACTCAggcgtcacacacacagagccacagcCGATGAGCAGCCACACACCTCCCCATGACGTGAAGCAGGAAAGCAGAGAACATGAAAGCCACAATAATACTGAATCACCGGCTGAATGCAACTTAGCACAAACATCTCTTGAGTATTGCAAAGCACAACCAGAGGAGGAGATGCACATAACCGAGGAAGGGATGTACGCAACTGAGGAGTCAATGACTGTCCAGCCATCACACAGTGCAAACAGAGAAATCCATTCTGTCTCATCTCACCATTTGCACaatcctccctccatctgtccaCTTGAGGTAAACCTGGCTGCCGTCAATATAGAAGCAGAgctgacaaactgcagcacaTCAGAACCTCTACCTCTTCCAGAGCAATATCCCGGATGTGTGGACTTAAGCTGCAACTCTTCCCGTCATAACCCTGCTGAGGCCCCCCCGCCACAAGTCGGCGCCGACCCTTACAAACTCGTCCTTGCCCACTCAAAGCACAGCGTACAGAGGAGGCATGGATTTACAAAACCCAACAGGACTTTGTTCGACGTGAGGAGAATCAAGAGGGAGGACTTCACGGAAGACGACACccacttgtgtgttgtttgtggaaAGACGTTCACCAGGGTGGGGAACTTACGAATCCACCAGCGCTGTCACACGGGGGAAAAGCCGCATGGCTGCGTACAGTGCGGGAGGCGCTTCAGTCAGGCAGGAGACCTGAAGAAACACAAGCGAGTCCACACAGGGGAGAAACCGTACTACTGCAACCAGTGTGGAAAGAGCTTCAGTCGAGGGGAGAATCTGAAGAGACACCAGAAGGTCCACATCGGAGAGAGACTGCAGATACAGCAGACGTGGAGGGAGCAGCAGTTGTGA
- the LOC128426483 gene encoding elongin-B: MDVFLMIRRHKTTIFTDAKESTTVYELKRIVEGILKRPPEDQRLYKDDQLLEDSKTLGDSGFTNQTARPQAPATVGLAFRVNDEMFEQLHVEAFSSPPELPDVMKPQDSGSTANEQAVQ, encoded by the exons ATG GACGTGTTCTTAATGATCCGGCGTCACAAGACTACGATCTTCACAGACGCCAAGGAGTCCACCACCGTCTATGAGCTGAAGCGTATTGTCGAGGGAATTCTTAAAAGACCACCAGAAGACCAGCGACTCTACAAA GATGACCAGTTGCTAGAGGACAGCAAAACTCTGGGCGACAGTGGATTCACCAACCAGACTGCCAGACCTCAGGCCCCAGCCACTGTGGGTCTGGCCTTCCGTGTAAATG ATGAGATGTTTGAGCAGCTGCATGTCGAGGCCTTCTCCAGCCCCCCGGAACTCCCCGATGTGATGAAGCCGCAGGACTCTGGCAGCACTGCCAACGAACAGGCTGTGCAGTGA
- the LOC128426822 gene encoding zinc finger protein 287, with translation MSKIERLNVRVEKLLCSAVQEVLEVVRETVWEYQEKTARTQRENQSLRRRLQELQPKIDLDSGGAVLQIPIATQQAEVEQRENHELVDDPEPAYKDVSDSFADIDCEASLTTPCLSPEATTESHLHDDNLSNPRTLKIETDDRLSSPTTNPVEPTATITIKENVSVLSLTSDQMKEEPMLDEETLHTNINHVYNDAGTSSTLGFEPPQPNSGLYNVSGFIFSQGQEPQSPIYTHTNIVGADSGSSDSGSVQRNVRKNYCCSLCGRTFGHAGDYKKHSRVHTGEKPYCCSVCGKSFSQSGYLTVHLRYHTGEKPFGCSHCGKRFSHSSNLKKHQQTHL, from the exons ATGTCCAAAATTGAGCGTCTGAATGTGCGAGTGGAGAAACTGCTGTGTAGCGCGGTGCAGGAGGTTCTGGAGGTGGTGAGAGAGACGGTGTGGGAGTACCAGGAGAAAACAGCCCGGACTCAGAGGGAGAACCAGAgtctgaggaggaggctgcaggagctcCAACCCAAAATCGACCTGGACAGCGGTG gggCTGTGCTGCAAATTCCCATCGCAACCCAGCAGGCGGAGgtggaacagagagagaaccaTGAGCTGGTAGATGACCCTGAACCTGCTTATAAGGACGTTTCAGATTCATTTGCAGACATTGACTGTGAAGCATCCCTCACTACACCGTGCCTCTCCCCTGAAGCTACGACAGAATCACATTTGCACGATGATAACTTGAGCAATCCCAGAACTCTCAAAATTGAGACTGATGACAGGTTATCATCACCAACTACAAATCCTGTAGAACCCACTGCTACAATTacaatcaaggaaaatgtctcTGTTTTATCCCTTACATCAGATCAAATGAAAGAGGAGCCCATGTTGGATGAGGAGaccctgcacacaaacattaatcATGTCTATAATGATGCTGGGACAAGCTCGACACTCGGATTTGAACCCCCTCAACCCAATTCAGGACTCTACAACGTGTCGGGGTTCATCTTCAGTCAGGGCCAAGAGCCTCAATCTCCAatatacactcacacaaacattgttggtgcagactctggctcttcAGACTCAGGATCCGTGCAGAGAAACGTCAGAAAAAACTACTGCTGCTCGTTGTGCGGTCGCACCTTCGGCCACGCGGGCGACTACAAGAAACACAGCAGGGTGCACACAGGGGAGAAGCCGTACTGCTGCTCGGTGTGCGGCAAGAGCTTCAGTCAGTCGGGCTACCTGACGGTGCACCTGCGCTACCACACGGGAGAGAAGCCGTTTGGCTGCAGCCACTGCGGCAAAAGATTCAGCCACTCGAGTAACCTGAAGAAACACCAACAAACGCACCTGTGA
- the pkmyt1 gene encoding membrane-associated tyrosine- and threonine-specific cdc2-inhibitory kinase, which produces MSVAMETTTSRIPLPTHFSHAEQSFSLKKRHVPSLSFSNLSFSSPARVSHSLPPLPPSKGCPPLSRVFPQHPSPWTPLSCSLSKSPSTNSVYVPSKQQSYFSQCFTNLGLLGRGSFGEVYKVLSREDGRQYAVKRSAHRFRGNSERNLSVREARNHEHLCPHPHILKFVAAWEEYGRLYIQTELCSTSLLLHAENQPPGPDEPAAWAYLCDLLSALQHLHSHGFVHLDLKPSNVLITDSGRLKLGDFGLLLQLRHKSSESVEGKVKDDAQEGDPRYMAPELLRGKYGPAADVFSLGVSILELACNMEVPNGGEGWQQLRQGCLPSEFTSSLSTELQTVLKMMLVPEPSKRPTVDELLALPSVRKHRWKRRFYLVVTETLLNLTSLGQLVFCFGCRLLSSLHLSFLPRWTKPAPCTPPKDSWDRSLSLSLSAMHAEPGSPGDDAVFLMDPTNPELSPTFSQRVRSRMSVESTSTPLPVSPTRSHQSAPRTPILSNQDDWSCNLAQTPSSIHSNGSCRTLIPSAIPIHTELHTDGANEKSVHSRHSSSAKSSQRRGPDSVRAEEVVPRPGFEPKNLLSLFEETTLEDNQ; this is translated from the exons ATGTCAGTGGCGATGGAGACCACGACGTCAAGGATTCCTCTCCCGACCCACTTCTCCCATGCAGAGCAGTCCTTCTCCCTCAAAAAGCGGCATGTCCCCTCGTTGTCTTTCTCCAACTTGTCTTTCTCGTCCCCTGCCCGGGTCTCACATTCTTTGCCTCCGCTGCCACCATCCAAGGGATGTCCCCCGTTGAGCAGGGTGTTCCCCCAGCATCCATCCCCCTGGACGCCCCTATCTTGTTCCCTTAGTAAATCTCCCAGTACAAATTCTGTGTATGTTCCCAGCAAACAGCAGTCTTACTTCAGTCAGTGCTTCACTAATCTGGGTCTACTGGGAAGAGGATCCTTTGGAGAGGTCTACAAG gTCTTAAGTAGAGAGGATGGTCGCCAGTACGCAGTGAAGCGCTCGGCTCATCGCTTCAGGGGAAACAGTGAGAGGAACCTGAGTGTGAGAGAAGCGAGGAACCATGAGCATCTGTGTCCTCACCCCCACATCCTGAAATTTGTGGCAGCCTGGGAGGAGTATGGTCGACTGTACATCCAGACCGAGCTGTGTAGCACCAGCTTGCTGCTCCATGCTGAGAACCAGCCTCCCGGCCCAG ATGAGCCTGCAGCCTGGGCCTACCTGTGCGACCTCCTCTCAGCGCTGCAGCACTTGCACTCTCATGGTTTTGTTCATCTGGACCTCAAGCCCTCGAACGTCCTCATCACCGACTCTGGTCGTCTGAAGCTGGGGGACTTCgggctgctgctccagctcagaCACAAGAGCTCAGAGTCTGTGGAGGGGAAAGTGAAAGACGATGCTCAGGAGGGGGACCCCAGGTATATGGCCCCTGAGCTCCTCCGTGGGAAATATGGACCTGCTGCGGATGTTTTCAG CTTGGGCGTGTCTATTCTGGAGCTTGCCTGTAATATGGAAGTTCCAAATGGTGGCGAGGGCTGGCAGCAGCTCAGACAGGGCTGCCTCCCCTCAGAGTTTACCAGCA GCCTGTCGACTGAGCTGCAGACAGTGTTGAAGATGATGCTGGTCCCAGAACCTTCTAAGAGACCAACAGTCGACGAGCTTCTGGCTCTTCCCTCTGTCAGGAAGCACAGGTGGAAGAGGCGCTTCTATCTCGTTGTGACAGAGACTTTGTTGAATCTGACCAGCCTCGGCCAG TTGGTCTTTTGCTTTGGCTGCAGACTCCTGTCCTCCCTTCACTTGTCCTTTCTTCCTCGTTGGACCAAACCAGCTCCCTGCACCCCTCCTAAGGACAGCTGGGACAGAAGTTTGTCCCTGTCCCTCAGCGCCATGCATGCTGAGCCAGGCAGCCCAGGGGATGACGCAGTGTTTCTGATGGATCCCACCAACCCGGAGCTTTCCCCCACCTTCTCACAGAG GGTCAGATCCAGAATGTCTGTGGAAAGCACATCCACTCCTCTCCCAGTTTCACCGACACGCAGTCATCAAAGTGCACCCCGCACTCCCATTCTCTCAAATCAGGATGACTGGTCCTGTAACTTGGCTCAGACCCCCTCCAGCATCCACTCAAATGGATCCTGCCGCACTCTGATCCCCAGTGCCATCCCCATACACACAGAGCTTCACACAGACGGCGCGAATGAGAAGTCAGTGCACAGCCGCCATTCTTCATCCGCCAAGTCGTCACAGCGGCGCGGCCCCGACTCGGTGCGAGCGGAGGAGGTTGTACCCCGACCCGGCTTTGAACCAAAGAACCTGCTCAGTCTGTTCGAGGAAACGACTCTCGAGGACAATCAGTGA